From the Aerococcus viridans genome, the window GACATAAAAGTAGACCCTATCCATATAGGTGTCTTATCGCATTTATTGTTTGGCTACTACGTACGTGGCGGTAATTTGATAAGGCAAAATGATGGTCTAGATCATTGATTGTCTTACTTTTTTCCCACCTGTGGATTGTACAACCCCTGAATCATCCGCCGAATATTTCGATCAATTCAGTCCTCGTCACTTGCTAAGCAAGCCTGGCGCTATCCCAAAAATTACGTTTGAGATTTTATTAAAAGTAATAGCTCTTTACATTCTATAAATACAAAAAGTTATTGTCAACTTTTTTAGATGTTAATGGCTATAATTTAACCTTTTCTTAAGAAGATATATAGGTTATCCGCTAACTAGATTGCGAGCATAAAAAAGAGCCAGGAAAAACCTGACTCATTTGTTTGTATTTTAAATATTAATATTTTAAATAACCGTTTCTATAAAGAAAAAACTATATCTTAGTACCAACCGTTAGCGTTCCAGAATGCTAAAGCAGCGTTCCATGAACCGTAACGTTCAGCAACATATTTGTCAGCAGCAACTTCTTGTTCAGCTGGAGATGCACCGTAAGCTACTAATGTTGGGTTTAATTGGTAACGACCGTAGTAGCCACCTGCAGCGTTGTAAGCTGTGTAAGATCCACCTGACTCACGTTGAGCGATGATTTCTTTAGCTGAATTGCTAGAGTATGAAGTAGTTGATGCAGTTGTTTCAGCTGCTGGTGCTTTATATGTAGTTTCTTCTGCTACATAAGTTTCTTCAGCTGGCGCTTCGTAAGTTGTTTCAGTTACTTCTTCTTCAGCTACATCGTAAGTAGTTGCTTCTTCTGATACAGAATCTTCTACAGTTACTTCGTTAACTTCACCAGTTGTTTCATCTTTTGTAAATGAAAGTTTAGTGCCTGGGAAGATGACGTTAGCGTTTTGGATGTCGTTGATTGCAACTAATGCATTCACACTTACGTCAGATGCTTTAGCGATAACTGCTAAAGTATCACCGTATTGGATAGTGTATGAAGTTGTTGTATCATCTATAGCTTCTAAATCAGCTGAAACTTCAGCAACTGTACGAGCAGACCAAGTAGCTGCTTCTACGTTATTGTTGTTTGTAGCAGCGAATAAACCTGCTAATGCAAATGACGTACCTAAGATAATTTTGTTCAATTTCATGTGTAAATACTCTCCTTATAAGAATACTGCTTTTTAATTTTATTTTTTAAGTTGTCTGCTGCCATCAAGTAGATGACCCGCTATTTACCGCACCTTTATCGTGCGACTATATTTTAGATAAAGAACACCTGTCTCATCTACAAGCAATATCTTAACACGGGCCTTTTTTTAAGTCATGTAAATCAGGCATCTGTTAAAGCCTCTTAACTGCCTTGACATTAAATCCGGGGTTTTTGAAAACCTTATGTAAATTTGTAACAACTTTGTAACACTATAGCGCTAAAATTATATATATAAAGTGATAATCACAATTGTTTTCATAAATGATGTCATATTACCGGAAAATGATGCGTTTTTATTATGAATTAAATAAACAAAGTCCCCAAAAAAGCCTTTATATAAGTGTTTTAAATTCATGTCAAATCGCAATCGTTCTGTAATATGAGATATGATAATTGCAAAATATTCTTTTTAAATGTCTAATAATACAAATATTTAGATAAGCTATCGGGTATTTACTTATTTCAAAGCAATAAAAAAAGACCAGGCTCTCGCCTAGTCCTCTTGATTTATATTACTGGGATAGCTGGATTCGAACCAACGCATGACAGAGTCAAAGTCTGTTGCCTTACCGCTTGGCTATATCCCAATGTAATGGAGGGAGAAGGATTTGAACCTTCGAACCCGAAGGAACGGATTTACAGTCCGCTGCGTTTGGCCACTTCGCTATCCCTCCATATGGTGGTATCCTTGAGTTTTCTTGCCTCAAAAATATCGTACTTGATTAGTATAGCATCAGAAATTATAGATTTCAACAGTTTAGCCAAAAGTTTTTAAAAAAATTTTTTGGACTTATTTTACCGCCTTTTTCCCTCAGCTTTCTTTACGCTTATCATATAGAAGAAAGATGCTTTTGAGTGACTGTATTTCTGCTTCATTTAGTCGGCGATAGTCCCCCACCGCTAGGTCGTCAATCCTTAAATCGCCAATTTTTTGTCGGTATAAGTCTGTGACTTTTACCCCGCAAGCAAGAAACATTTTCTTCACTTGGTGGCGACGCCCCTCTGAAATTGTGACTAAACCAGTTGAGGATTGCGGGCTTGCCGAAATGATTTCAAGCCTTGCTGCTTTACAGATCGTGCCATCCTGAAAAATGACACCTGCTTGAAATTGTGCGACCATTTTTTTATCAATAAGGCCATTCACAGTGATG encodes:
- a CDS encoding LysM peptidoglycan-binding domain-containing protein, producing the protein MKLNKIILGTSFALAGLFAATNNNNVEAATWSARTVAEVSADLEAIDDTTTSYTIQYGDTLAVIAKASDVSVNALVAINDIQNANVIFPGTKLSFTKDETTGEVNEVTVEDSVSEEATTYDVAEEEVTETTYEAPAEETYVAEETTYKAPAAETTASTTSYSSNSAKEIIAQRESGGSYTAYNAAGGYYGRYQLNPTLVAYGASPAEQEVAADKYVAERYGSWNAALAFWNANGWY